The DNA region AAAGCCGTTGCAGAAGCAATTAAAGAATATCATGCACAAGGTCGCCCAGTTTTGGTTGGTTCAGGTTCAATTGAAAAGAATGAACAAATTGCGAAATATCTTGATCAAGAAGGAATCAAGTATAACCTTTTGAATGCTAAAAATAACGAACATGAAGCCGCAATTGTAGCGCGTGCTGGAGAAAAAGGCGCAATTACGCTCGCAACGAATATTGCTGGTCGTGGAACCGATATTAAGCTTGGTAAAGGCGTGAAAGAATTGGGTGGACTAGTTGTTATTGGTTCAGAACGTCATGAATCTCGCCGAATCGATAATCAGTTCCGTGGTCGTGGTGGACGTCAGGGTGACCCTGGTGAAACGCAATTTTATGTTTCAACTGAAGATGATTTGATGCGAATTTTCCAGGGTGAACGAATTGCAATGTTGATGGATAGACTCGGTGTGCCAGAAGATATGCCAATCCAGCATAAATCTGTTTCGAAAACTCTTGAGAACGCTCAAAAACGTGTTGAAGGCTTTAATTTTGATACGCGTAAAAATGTTGTTCAATACGATAATGTGATTAATCGTCACCGAAAAGTTGTCTACACGATGCGCCGAAAAATTCTTGAAGGCGAAGATATTACAGATGAAATTAAGGCTTTGTTTATTTCTAAAGCAGAAGAACTTGCTGAACTTCCTTCAAAAAATAACGAAAAGTTTGTTTCGAATTTTACTGAAATCTTCCCAATCGAAGAAGAGAAAATTGAAGCACTTGGTCGAATTTCGAACGATAAAAAACGTATGAAATTAGCAAAACATATTGCCGAAGAACTTTACCAAGATAAAGAAAATGAGATCGGTAAAGAAGCGTTCCAAAAAGTTGAACGTGAAGTTTATATGCAAATTCTTGATACGCTTTGGATGAACCATCTTGAAAATATGAATTTCTTGCGTGAAGGAATTCATTGGCGAAGTGTTGGCCAGCGTGATCCGTTAGTTGAATATCGTGCTGAATCACAAAAATTGTTTGATGGTTTGCAAAATACTTTGCGTGATGAGACTATTCGAATTTTAACTAGAATTACACCTAATGATGCTGCTGTTCGTCAAGAAGAAGATCATGATACCGAGCTCACTCGCCTTGCTGAAAATTCGGTTGAGAAAGGTGTTAATGAAATTCAATCTGGTGAAAAAAACCGAGATGAAGACTTTTCGAAAGCTAAAAAAGTGTCTTCAAAAAATAGTGAAAATGCCAAGAAAAATAACGCACGGAAAGCTAAAAAAGCTCAACGTCAGAACAAGAGGAAGGGTCGTAAATAAATGCGGCACACCGTTGAAGAAGTACGCCTAAAAAATGGCGTACGCGGCCTTCTTGTAAATGTTCCAGATGCAACGGTGATGAGTTTTCAATTTCAGTTTCGGGCTGGTTCGCGTTATACGAAAAGTCCAAAAATTTATGAAACCGCTCATATTATGGAACATATGGCTTTTGGCGCAAACGCAAAATTTGTCAGCGAGCATGAATTTGAAGCTGAATTCACTAAAAATGGTGCTTATCACAACGCTTCAACTTCAGATATGAGTATGAACTATGTGGCGGATTGTGCCGATTTTGAGTGGGATAGGATTTTTGAACTTCAACTCCTATCAATTAGTCAGCCTAAATTTAATGAATTTGAGTTTAAAGCTGAAAAGGGGAACGTTCGAAATGAGCTTACAGGCTATTTGAATAATAATGCGCGTCTTCTTTGGCCAAAAATTCAGCAGGAATTTGGTGAGAAAGTTCTAACTTATGAAGAGCGACTTAAAACGATTGACAATATCACTCTTGAAGATATTTGCGAGCATCATAAACGTACGCACACAACCGATAATCTGCGTTTTGTGATTGCCGGAAAAATCACACCAACTCGCAAAAATAAAATTCTTGAAGGCTTTGAAAATTTACCGCTTGAAAGAGGTGAGCGTTTCGAAATCATTACTGATGAAATGAAAAAACCGAAAGAGCCAATTTTTATTTATCGCCCAGATTTGAAAAACATAAGTTTTGGTATTTCGCTTTTGCTTCCACGAAAACTTACAACATCTGAAATGGATGCAATGCACGCTTTGAACCATATTTTAACTGGTACAATGCACGCTCGAATCCTTGGCCAAGCTCGCAAACGCGGTTTAACTTATGGTATTTATTCTGGTGCTTCACGTGGCCCAAAAGATTCTTCTTGGGATTTTGAAGGGCAAACTAATTATGGAACCGCTAAAGAGCTTTTTGAATTAATTGTTTCAGAGCTCAAAAAGGTTCTAAACGAAGAAATTACCGAAGAAGAGCTTGACGCTATGAAGAGCTATTCTCTTGGTTCGTTTCAAATGGGCGGGCAAACGGTAGCTTCAACGGCAGGATTTTATGCTTCT from Candidatus Saccharimonas sp. includes:
- a CDS encoding insulinase family protein, with product MRHTVEEVRLKNGVRGLLVNVPDATVMSFQFQFRAGSRYTKSPKIYETAHIMEHMAFGANAKFVSEHEFEAEFTKNGAYHNASTSDMSMNYVADCADFEWDRIFELQLLSISQPKFNEFEFKAEKGNVRNELTGYLNNNARLLWPKIQQEFGEKVLTYEERLKTIDNITLEDICEHHKRTHTTDNLRFVIAGKITPTRKNKILEGFENLPLERGERFEIITDEMKKPKEPIFIYRPDLKNISFGISLLLPRKLTTSEMDAMHALNHILTGTMHARILGQARKRGLTYGIYSGASRGPKDSSWDFEGQTNYGTAKELFELIVSELKKVLNEEITEEELDAMKSYSLGSFQMGGQTVASTAGFYASRYFWDGHLRDYKSQPKFIKQISREQIFKVAKEFIDANTWILGAVSGGEKSQIQELNREFSKIFEK